In the genome of Chryseobacterium oryzae, one region contains:
- a CDS encoding DUF4270 family protein, whose amino-acid sequence MRKTFAILSMMVLGSILLYNCEPEADSLGEQLFLDGAANGKEALFDVVGYNISNNDTIRADANTFVNLFGTNAATSSTAVLGAFNESQFGMQKATYFTQLRLPSYDPDFGVNPTVDSVVMVVKPTYAIDSVSTTTNDDYVYPDGNIPAKKVVSTYPMIKFGKSKLNGGKLTLKVNEVLEFMNGFNDIVYSNKNFAVDESNVLGSKEISGNVSAVAITKDSDNGDIFRTPVGIRIRLDADFFKQKIIDKKGQMELRDAANFTRHFRGLRVSVVENDGYLFQFTPNDIELIMYYKNEKVDNGVTTTPQSKYNFALGSANVHTGYYQYNRSGAAINTYALGNSTTGDLKLYAQGMGGNSIGVKFPTATIDSLKNMYQKNKAAIITAKIRIYTDDSVWNNKYQKPTILTILQRDKDTSGQVTTGFTTDYTILSGAPTFVPLRVYDLDKNPAYYDFTVTQSLKDIVESGKDYSNKYFKIDLAQFLNTSAGSLAGYKYTSRAFSMPRAVFVGSDPSNKNKIKLRVTYGTK is encoded by the coding sequence ATGAGAAAAACTTTCGCCATCCTTTCGATGATGGTTTTAGGGAGTATATTACTTTACAACTGTGAGCCAGAAGCAGATTCTTTAGGTGAACAACTTTTTTTGGATGGAGCTGCAAATGGAAAGGAAGCTTTGTTTGATGTCGTGGGATATAATATTAGTAATAACGATACCATAAGAGCAGATGCAAATACTTTTGTAAATCTTTTCGGTACCAATGCTGCGACATCCTCTACAGCGGTTTTAGGAGCGTTTAATGAAAGCCAGTTTGGGATGCAGAAAGCTACTTACTTTACTCAGCTTAGATTGCCATCTTATGATCCTGATTTTGGAGTTAATCCCACTGTAGATTCTGTAGTAATGGTAGTGAAGCCAACATATGCGATAGATTCTGTGTCTACAACAACCAATGACGACTATGTTTATCCGGACGGAAATATTCCTGCAAAAAAAGTAGTTAGCACTTATCCTATGATAAAATTTGGAAAATCCAAACTGAACGGGGGGAAATTAACTCTTAAAGTAAACGAAGTTTTGGAGTTTATGAATGGATTTAATGATATTGTTTATTCTAATAAGAATTTTGCAGTAGACGAGTCTAATGTTTTAGGTTCTAAAGAGATTTCAGGAAATGTAAGTGCTGTTGCAATTACAAAAGATTCAGACAATGGAGATATTTTCAGAACTCCTGTAGGAATAAGAATTCGTCTTGATGCAGATTTTTTTAAGCAGAAAATTATTGATAAAAAAGGTCAGATGGAATTGAGAGATGCTGCAAACTTTACCAGACATTTTAGAGGTTTGAGAGTTTCTGTTGTTGAAAATGATGGGTATTTATTCCAATTTACTCCAAACGATATTGAACTAATCATGTACTATAAAAATGAGAAAGTAGATAACGGTGTTACAACAACACCGCAATCGAAATATAATTTTGCTTTAGGAAGTGCTAATGTTCATACAGGTTATTATCAATATAATAGAAGTGGAGCGGCAATTAATACTTATGCTTTAGGAAATTCTACAACTGGTGATCTTAAGTTGTATGCTCAAGGTATGGGAGGAAACTCTATAGGGGTTAAATTCCCAACAGCTACAATTGATTCGCTTAAGAATATGTATCAAAAGAACAAAGCAGCTATTATTACTGCAAAAATCAGAATATATACAGATGATTCTGTTTGGAATAATAAATATCAGAAGCCAACCATCCTAACGATTTTACAGAGAGATAAAGATACAAGCGGACAAGTAACTACTGGTTTTACTACAGATTATACAATTCTTAGCGGAGCTCCAACTTTTGTTCCTCTTAGAGTGTATGATTTAGATAAGAATCCTGCTTATTACGATTTTACGGTGACTCAATCTCTTAAAGATATTGTAGAATCAGGAAAAGATTATTCAAATAAGTATTTCAAAATAGATTTGGCTCAATTCTTAAATACAAGTGCGGGAAGTTTAGCGGGGTACAAATATACTTCCAGAGCTTTTTCAATGCCAAGAGCAGTTTTTGTAGGTTCTGATCCTTCAAATAAAAATAAAATTAAGTTAAGAGTTACATACGGAACAAAATAA
- a CDS encoding glycogen/starch synthase: protein MPNQKILYITTEMYPYQEDTNLAAVVNKMALKMHQEGNDVRVFMPRFGQISERKFQLHEVIRLSGMNIIINDLDQPLIIKVASLPGERLQVYFIDNEEYFKRKQYYFDDEGAAFEDNDERAIFFARGVIETIKKLNWVPDVIHLNGWMASFVPIYLKTYYQSDSYFKDAKIILSLYNENNAPLASNVAEKLQFDNISGLKALDNASFESFVIESMEYVDEVVKGDEFLNGELDKAFNETSTSKSEYLDVDSISKLY from the coding sequence ATGCCCAATCAGAAAATACTGTACATTACCACAGAGATGTACCCTTATCAGGAAGATACAAATTTAGCAGCGGTGGTAAACAAAATGGCACTTAAAATGCACCAAGAAGGCAATGATGTAAGAGTTTTTATGCCAAGATTTGGACAGATTAGTGAAAGGAAATTTCAGCTACACGAAGTTATTCGTCTTTCTGGGATGAATATTATTATTAATGATCTCGATCAGCCCCTTATTATAAAGGTTGCCTCTCTTCCCGGTGAGAGACTTCAGGTTTACTTTATAGATAATGAAGAATATTTTAAAAGAAAGCAATATTATTTTGATGATGAAGGAGCAGCTTTCGAGGATAACGACGAGAGAGCTATTTTCTTTGCACGCGGCGTTATAGAAACAATTAAAAAGCTAAACTGGGTTCCCGATGTTATTCATTTGAATGGTTGGATGGCTTCTTTTGTCCCTATTTATCTTAAAACTTATTATCAGTCTGATTCTTATTTTAAAGATGCAAAAATAATTCTTTCATTATATAATGAAAACAATGCTCCATTGGCTTCAAATGTGGCTGAAAAATTACAGTTTGATAATATTTCTGGTTTAAAAGCGTTAGACAATGCAAGCTTTGAAAGTTTTGTTATCGAAAGTATGGAGTATGTAGATGAAGTCGTAAAAGGTGATGAGTTTTTGAATGGTGAATTAGATAAAGCGTTCAATGAAACGTCAACATCTAAATCTGAATATCTTGACGTAGATTCTATCAGTAAACTATATTAA
- the panC gene encoding pantoate--beta-alanine ligase has translation MEILKTKKTLQDFIERQKEMGKRIGFAPTMGALHNGHLSLYKAAREENDLVISSIFVNPTQFNNLEDLEKYPRDTQKDISILEKSGLVDAVYLPQVEDIYPEKTESKKYDYDGLENEMEGKSRPGHFDGVGTVVEELFRQVQPNNAYFGEKDFQQLAIIKKMTEKKHLPVTIKGIPIYRAENGLALSSRNQRLTEERRNESKIIFETLEKTKEWFKNLSVSEIKKKVKDVFEHQNNMELEYFLIADEHTLKEISQKEEGKSYRAFIVVNVDDVRLIDNMHLE, from the coding sequence ATGGAAATTCTAAAAACTAAAAAAACACTTCAGGATTTTATAGAACGACAAAAAGAGATGGGCAAAAGAATTGGTTTCGCTCCAACAATGGGTGCCCTACACAATGGGCATCTTTCCTTGTATAAAGCCGCGAGAGAAGAAAACGACCTGGTTATTTCATCTATCTTCGTAAATCCTACACAATTCAACAACCTCGAAGATCTTGAAAAATATCCCCGTGATACCCAAAAAGACATTTCTATTCTTGAAAAATCCGGATTGGTAGATGCAGTTTACCTTCCGCAAGTAGAAGATATTTATCCTGAAAAAACAGAAAGCAAAAAGTACGATTACGACGGTCTTGAGAACGAAATGGAAGGAAAATCCAGACCGGGTCATTTCGACGGCGTAGGAACTGTGGTTGAAGAGCTTTTCAGACAAGTACAACCTAACAACGCTTATTTTGGCGAAAAGGATTTTCAGCAACTGGCTATCATAAAAAAAATGACAGAAAAAAAGCATCTTCCTGTTACGATAAAAGGCATACCTATTTATAGGGCTGAAAACGGACTTGCTTTGAGCTCCCGCAACCAACGCCTCACGGAGGAAAGAAGAAATGAATCTAAAATTATTTTCGAAACTCTTGAAAAAACAAAAGAATGGTTTAAAAACCTTTCCGTTTCTGAAATTAAGAAAAAGGTAAAAGATGTTTTCGAACACCAAAACAATATGGAATTAGAATATTTCCTTATTGCAGATGAACATACTTTAAAGGAAATCAGCCAGAAAGAAGAAGGGAAATCTTATCGTGCTTTTATCGTAGTAAATGTTGACGATGTAAGACTTATTGATAATATGCATTTAGAATAA
- a CDS encoding shikimate kinase, with protein sequence MIISLLGYMGSGKSHISKILSDKINFQLIDLDKEISRRLKLTIPEIFEKKGEIYFRKQEREILEEILATQANTVLSLGGGTPAYYNNMEIINNSSKSIFLRTSIPVLSERLLKQKEKRPLIARIADSELPEFIAKHLFERNAFYSKAQFSITTDDKTPENIISEITEKLYL encoded by the coding sequence ATGATAATTTCACTACTCGGATACATGGGGAGCGGCAAATCTCACATTTCCAAAATATTAAGCGATAAAATAAATTTTCAATTAATTGATCTTGATAAGGAGATTTCTCGTCGCTTAAAGCTTACAATTCCTGAAATTTTTGAAAAAAAGGGCGAAATTTACTTTAGAAAGCAAGAGCGGGAGATTTTGGAAGAAATTTTGGCAACACAAGCAAACACTGTACTGAGTCTGGGTGGAGGTACTCCAGCGTATTATAATAATATGGAAATTATTAATAATAGTTCTAAAAGCATTTTTCTGAGAACTTCAATTCCCGTTTTATCAGAAAGATTATTAAAGCAAAAAGAAAAAAGACCTTTAATTGCCAGAATTGCAGACAGCGAACTTCCGGAATTTATTGCCAAACATCTTTTTGAAAGAAATGCTTTTTACAGTAAAGCACAATTCAGTATCACAACAGATGATAAAACACCGGAAAATATCATTTCAGAAATAACAGAAAAGCTCTATCTCTAG
- a CDS encoding RNA-binding S4 domain-containing protein — MRIDKFLWSIRFYKTRSVAAEEIKKNRVSVGTSVVKSSKEVKEGDVIKIRKNQIDYQIKVIQIPKSRIGAKLVSLHIKDVTDREQLELLKMRKLSQDYYRIRGEGRPTKKDRRDMDDYVGNDLSSEFTDWDDFFGEADNDNNEN; from the coding sequence ATGAGAATAGATAAATTTTTATGGAGCATTCGTTTTTACAAAACCAGATCAGTCGCTGCAGAAGAAATTAAAAAGAACCGGGTTTCTGTAGGAACATCTGTTGTGAAATCTTCTAAAGAGGTTAAAGAAGGAGATGTAATTAAAATCCGTAAAAATCAGATTGATTATCAAATTAAGGTGATTCAGATTCCTAAAAGCAGAATAGGAGCGAAGCTGGTTTCCCTTCATATAAAAGATGTAACAGATAGAGAACAGCTGGAACTGTTAAAAATGAGAAAGCTCAGTCAGGATTATTACCGTATCCGTGGCGAAGGCAGACCTACCAAGAAAGACAGAAGGGATATGGACGATTATGTTGGAAATGATCTTTCTTCCGAATTTACAGATTGGGACGATTTTTTTGGTGAGGCAGATAATGATAATAATGAAAACTAA
- a CDS encoding FMN-binding glutamate synthase family protein yields the protein MRNKFLLWGVVLLLCTWVTALLIKAHYWIPILLTAIYFLGVYNITQSKHAILRNFPVLGYFRYFFENISPEMQQYFIERETDGKPFPRNQRSAAYRRSKNLSDTVPFGTQLEVNHRKYEGIKHSIYAKSPKEELPRVWIGGEQCSKPYHASLFNISAMSFGALSDRAQISLNRGAKKGNFYHNTGEGGISPYHLEGGDLCWQIGTGYFGCRDEEGKFNPELFAKYASLPNVKMIEIKLSQGAKPGHGGVLPGVKNTPEIAKIRHVKPGETILSPPSHSAFSNAVGLLHFVQELRVLSEGKPVGFKLCIGDTKEFEDICVQMNVLKIYPDFITVDGAEGGTGAAPPEFSDGVGMPLEPALIFVNRTLKNYSIRERVKIIASGKVLTSLDILRAVAMGADACNNARGFMFALGCIQALRCNNNKCPTGVATQDKMLIKGLDVTDKAERVYHFHKNTLHTCNELIAAAGRDSYEEIDASMFMRGDEFEHLSDKYFPDILGNVK from the coding sequence ATGAGAAATAAATTTTTGTTGTGGGGAGTTGTTTTGCTCCTGTGTACATGGGTGACTGCTTTATTAATAAAAGCCCATTACTGGATTCCTATACTTCTTACAGCGATTTACTTTCTGGGAGTTTATAATATCACTCAGAGTAAACATGCCATTTTAAGAAATTTTCCAGTATTAGGATATTTTAGATATTTTTTCGAAAATATTTCTCCGGAAATGCAGCAGTATTTTATCGAAAGAGAAACAGATGGTAAGCCTTTTCCTCGAAATCAAAGATCTGCAGCATACAGACGCTCCAAAAATCTTAGCGATACAGTACCTTTCGGAACTCAGCTGGAAGTTAATCATAGAAAATATGAGGGTATAAAACATTCTATTTATGCTAAAAGTCCGAAAGAAGAATTGCCTAGAGTTTGGATTGGCGGAGAACAGTGCAGTAAGCCTTATCATGCCTCATTGTTTAATATTTCTGCAATGAGTTTTGGTGCATTGAGTGATCGTGCTCAGATTTCTTTGAACAGAGGAGCTAAAAAAGGTAATTTTTATCATAATACCGGTGAAGGGGGTATTTCTCCATATCATTTGGAAGGGGGAGATCTTTGCTGGCAAATTGGTACGGGATATTTTGGATGTAGGGATGAAGAAGGGAAATTTAATCCAGAATTATTTGCTAAATATGCATCGCTTCCGAATGTTAAGATGATTGAAATTAAATTATCTCAAGGAGCTAAACCTGGGCATGGAGGGGTTTTGCCGGGAGTTAAAAATACCCCGGAAATTGCAAAAATACGCCACGTAAAACCGGGAGAAACTATTTTGTCACCTCCATCTCATTCTGCTTTTTCTAATGCAGTAGGTTTATTGCATTTTGTACAGGAATTAAGAGTATTATCCGAAGGAAAACCAGTAGGTTTCAAATTGTGTATTGGCGATACCAAAGAATTTGAAGACATTTGTGTTCAGATGAATGTTTTGAAAATTTATCCTGATTTCATAACCGTAGACGGAGCCGAAGGCGGAACAGGAGCTGCACCACCAGAATTTTCAGACGGAGTAGGAATGCCTTTAGAACCTGCTTTAATATTTGTAAACCGAACTTTGAAAAATTACAGCATCCGAGAACGAGTAAAAATTATAGCAAGCGGAAAAGTGCTTACAAGTTTAGATATTTTAAGAGCGGTAGCTATGGGAGCTGATGCGTGTAATAATGCGAGAGGATTTATGTTTGCATTGGGATGTATTCAGGCGTTGAGGTGTAATAATAACAAATGCCCGACTGGAGTGGCAACACAAGATAAAATGCTGATAAAAGGACTTGATGTTACCGATAAAGCCGAAAGGGTTTATCATTTCCATAAGAATACACTGCATACTTGTAATGAACTCATTGCTGCTGCAGGAAGAGACAGCTATGAAGAAATAGATGCGTCCATGTTTATGAGAGGTGATGAGTTTGAACATCTTTCTGATAAATATTTCCCAGATATCTTAGGGAATGTGAAATAA
- a CDS encoding transglutaminase-like domain-containing protein, giving the protein MKKKIFTFLGICILGQGILFSQKKLPVIKANSISVDIKDGNTLKKNAWNIVPEEKLDVYTTSSKKVTFYTDIDSISFKIDPKKEYNFIILLKGKDSARTQIKYVPSRLEILKGGEKYNFSDQRLVPKFTYQSKENEDLKKIRKELRLDSIAGKGNELSQIFNLMHWVHNLVRHDGSSNNPTLKNAVDLIKVCKAENRGVNCRMLATILNECYLSMGIKSRYITCMPKETNFDDCHVINMVYSKDLKKWIWIDPTFDAYVMNEHGDLLSIQEVRERLTKGLPLVLNADANWNREYLQTKQDYLENYMAKNLYRMQTPLESEYNTETWKEGKKVTYVELLPLDGIEQTPQKKQETNTETGVSFTYYKTNNPDLFWTIPE; this is encoded by the coding sequence ATGAAAAAGAAAATATTTACGTTCTTAGGAATCTGCATTTTGGGACAGGGCATTTTGTTTTCACAGAAAAAACTACCTGTAATTAAAGCAAATTCTATAAGTGTAGACATAAAAGACGGAAACACACTCAAAAAAAATGCATGGAATATTGTTCCGGAAGAAAAGTTGGATGTGTACACAACTTCCTCCAAAAAAGTAACTTTCTACACAGATATAGATTCTATATCCTTTAAAATTGATCCGAAAAAGGAATATAATTTTATTATTTTGCTGAAAGGTAAAGATTCTGCAAGAACACAAATAAAATACGTCCCTTCCCGATTGGAAATTTTAAAAGGTGGCGAGAAATATAATTTTTCAGACCAAAGATTGGTTCCAAAATTCACTTATCAGTCTAAAGAGAATGAAGACTTAAAAAAAATAAGAAAAGAACTACGATTAGATTCTATTGCCGGAAAAGGAAATGAATTGTCTCAAATTTTCAATTTAATGCATTGGGTACACAACTTAGTTCGGCACGATGGAAGCAGCAATAATCCTACATTAAAAAATGCGGTGGATTTAATAAAAGTCTGTAAAGCCGAAAATCGTGGCGTAAACTGTAGAATGCTCGCTACAATTCTAAACGAATGCTATCTTTCTATGGGCATAAAATCCCGCTACATAACCTGTATGCCTAAAGAAACCAATTTTGATGACTGTCACGTTATTAATATGGTGTACAGCAAAGATTTGAAAAAATGGATTTGGATTGACCCTACTTTCGATGCCTATGTTATGAACGAGCACGGAGATCTTTTAAGCATTCAGGAAGTAAGAGAAAGACTTACGAAAGGACTTCCGTTAGTTTTGAATGCGGATGCTAACTGGAACCGAGAATATTTACAAACAAAACAAGACTATCTGGAAAACTATATGGCAAAAAATCTATACAGAATGCAAACTCCATTGGAAAGCGAATACAATACAGAAACCTGGAAAGAAGGAAAAAAAGTAACGTATGTTGAACTGCTTCCGTTAGATGGAATTGAACAAACTCCACAAAAGAAACAAGAAACTAATACCGAAACCGGAGTTAGTTTTACATATTACAAAACCAATAATCCAGATTTATTTTGGACGATTCCCGAATAA
- the mtaB gene encoding tRNA (N(6)-L-threonylcarbamoyladenosine(37)-C(2))-methylthiotransferase MtaB, with the protein MSTIQKTAAYHTLGCKLNFAETSTIARQLTDAGYSKVSFDDKADVYVINTCSVTENADRECKLHVKRAMKANSEGLVVIVGCYAQLKPEEISQIEGVDLVLGAKEKFNILSYLDDLQKSRNEGIVHSCEIEETDFFIGSYSIGDRTRAFLKVQDGCDYKCTYCTIPLARGISRSDTIENVLQNAREIAGKGIKEIVLTGVNIGDYGKGEFGNKRHEHTFLDLISELDQVEGIERIRISSIEPNLLKDESIELVSKSKSFVPHFHIPLQSGSDDLLKKMKRRYLTKLYSDRVAKIREVMPHAAIGVDVIVGFPGETEEKFLETYNFLNELPITYLHVFTYSERENTEAADMGDIVPISERKKRNKMLRILSEKKKMAFYQTQLGNTLPVLWEHENKEGKMFGFTENYVRVQKDFDAKSVNTIEFLKLDKIESDGTVSVLNSYENFLEKV; encoded by the coding sequence ATGTCAACAATTCAAAAAACTGCCGCATATCATACCCTTGGCTGCAAACTCAATTTTGCAGAAACCTCTACGATTGCCCGTCAATTAACAGATGCAGGGTACAGTAAGGTAAGTTTTGATGATAAAGCTGATGTGTATGTAATCAACACCTGTTCGGTTACAGAAAATGCAGACCGAGAGTGCAAACTTCATGTGAAAAGAGCCATGAAAGCCAATTCTGAAGGTTTGGTGGTGATTGTTGGATGCTATGCACAGCTGAAACCAGAAGAAATATCGCAAATTGAAGGGGTAGATTTGGTTTTGGGAGCCAAAGAAAAATTCAATATTTTAAGTTATCTTGATGATCTTCAGAAATCTCGAAATGAAGGTATTGTACATTCTTGCGAGATTGAAGAAACAGATTTCTTTATCGGAAGCTATTCTATAGGAGATAGAACCCGGGCGTTTCTTAAAGTTCAGGACGGTTGCGATTACAAATGTACTTATTGTACTATTCCTTTAGCCAGAGGGATTTCTCGTTCTGATACCATTGAAAATGTACTTCAAAATGCCAGAGAAATTGCCGGAAAAGGAATAAAAGAAATTGTTTTAACCGGTGTAAATATCGGAGATTACGGAAAAGGTGAATTTGGCAATAAAAGACATGAACATACTTTCTTAGATTTAATTTCAGAACTGGATCAGGTGGAAGGAATCGAGAGAATCCGTATTTCTTCTATTGAACCTAATCTTCTGAAAGACGAAAGTATCGAACTGGTTTCTAAAAGTAAAAGTTTCGTTCCGCATTTTCATATTCCTTTGCAGTCGGGAAGTGATGATTTGCTTAAAAAAATGAAACGACGTTATCTCACAAAACTGTACAGCGACAGAGTGGCAAAAATTCGTGAAGTAATGCCTCATGCAGCAATTGGGGTAGATGTAATTGTAGGTTTTCCGGGAGAAACAGAAGAGAAATTTTTAGAAACATATAATTTCCTGAATGAGTTGCCAATTACTTATCTGCATGTTTTTACCTACTCCGAAAGAGAAAATACAGAAGCTGCAGATATGGGAGATATTGTACCTATTTCTGAAAGAAAAAAGCGGAACAAAATGCTGAGAATTTTATCTGAAAAGAAAAAAATGGCGTTTTACCAAACGCAACTCGGAAATACGCTTCCTGTCCTTTGGGAACATGAAAATAAAGAGGGGAAAATGTTTGGCTTTACAGAAAATTATGTGAGAGTACAGAAAGATTTTGATGCCAAATCGGTTAATACCATCGAATTCTTAAAACTTGATAAGATTGAATCCGATGGTACTGTTTCTGTGCTGAATTCTTATGAAAACTTCCTGGAGAAAGTTTAG
- a CDS encoding S9 family peptidase translates to MKKLILTLSLVALFQNFNAQEITLDKIYSGYYRGKGIAGITSMKNGESYLVIEQGGIAKYSYKTSQKEGNLVDGNFESYEFSDDESKILLLKDSQPIYRHSFLGIFDVKDLKTGKTITLNEGKPIQEPRFSPDATKVAFITDNNLFYQDLSSGNITPITKDGKKNEILNGLADWVYEEEFGHARLYEWTKNSDAIVFVKSNEKEVPEIYIPIYGKSLYPSEMRYKYPKAGEKNSLVSAYIFSLGKGSIGKINLDNFKNYYIPNVIQTSASDEMVLITSQRTQNASDVLKVNTKTGAVTKLFTETDNQWIDTDNVTLEFLEDNSFLWASERDGFRHLYWYDKDGKLKKQVTKGNWEVTDYYGFNPKSKEIYVQTTEKGSINKVVSKINIENGKSQLVSNAEGNNSANFSKNYNYFIETSSTASKPYTFVLKDGNGKVMKELQNNDEQLKKLHSDNFSEKEFITIPNAAGDQMNAWIIKPKNFDPKKKYPLFMYQYSGPGSQQVANSWDNGNAIWFEMLAQKGYVIACVDGRGTGYKGAKFKKVTYKNLGKYEIEDQITAAKWLGNQSYIDKSRIGIFGWSFGGYMASLAMTKGADVFKMGIAVAPVTNWRYYDSVYTERFLLTPQENPAGYDDNSPTTHAKLLKGKFLLIHGTADDNVHFQNSMEFSEALIQNKKQFDFMAYPDKNHGIYGGQTRPQLYQKMTDFILNNL, encoded by the coding sequence ATGAAAAAACTTATTCTTACACTTAGTCTTGTGGCTTTATTTCAGAATTTTAATGCCCAGGAAATTACTTTGGATAAAATATATTCGGGATATTACCGAGGAAAAGGAATTGCCGGAATTACCTCTATGAAAAACGGCGAAAGCTATCTGGTAATAGAACAGGGCGGAATTGCCAAGTATTCTTATAAAACTTCTCAAAAGGAAGGTAATCTTGTTGATGGGAATTTTGAAAGTTATGAGTTTTCTGATGATGAATCTAAAATTCTTTTACTAAAAGACAGTCAGCCTATTTACAGACACTCTTTTTTAGGAATATTCGATGTGAAAGACCTTAAAACAGGAAAAACCATCACTCTGAATGAAGGAAAACCAATTCAGGAACCTAGATTTTCTCCAGACGCGACAAAAGTAGCTTTCATTACAGACAATAATTTGTTTTATCAGGATTTATCATCAGGCAATATCACTCCAATTACAAAGGATGGAAAAAAGAATGAAATTCTGAACGGTTTGGCAGACTGGGTGTATGAAGAAGAGTTTGGGCATGCAAGATTATACGAATGGACAAAAAATTCGGATGCTATTGTTTTTGTGAAATCTAATGAAAAAGAAGTACCCGAAATTTACATTCCCATCTACGGAAAGTCGCTTTATCCATCCGAGATGAGGTATAAATATCCTAAAGCTGGTGAAAAAAATTCGTTGGTTTCTGCATATATTTTCAGTTTAGGAAAAGGCAGTATAGGTAAGATTAATCTTGATAATTTTAAGAATTATTACATTCCGAATGTTATTCAGACTTCCGCTTCAGACGAAATGGTTCTCATCACTTCGCAGAGAACACAAAATGCTTCGGATGTTTTAAAAGTAAATACCAAAACCGGAGCCGTAACAAAACTTTTTACAGAAACCGACAACCAATGGATTGATACAGATAATGTAACCTTAGAGTTTTTGGAGGATAATTCTTTTCTTTGGGCTTCAGAGAGAGACGGTTTCCGCCATCTGTATTGGTATGATAAAGACGGGAAACTGAAAAAACAGGTAACAAAAGGAAATTGGGAAGTTACCGATTACTACGGATTTAATCCAAAATCTAAAGAAATTTACGTTCAGACGACAGAAAAAGGGAGTATTAATAAAGTGGTTTCAAAAATCAATATAGAAAACGGAAAATCTCAGTTGGTTTCTAATGCGGAAGGAAATAATTCTGCGAATTTCAGTAAAAATTACAATTACTTTATCGAAACTTCTTCTACCGCTTCAAAACCCTATACTTTTGTATTGAAAGACGGAAATGGAAAGGTAATGAAGGAGCTTCAGAATAATGATGAACAGCTTAAAAAACTTCATTCTGATAATTTTTCTGAAAAAGAATTTATCACAATTCCCAATGCTGCGGGAGATCAGATGAATGCATGGATTATAAAACCTAAAAATTTTGATCCTAAGAAAAAATATCCGCTCTTCATGTATCAATATTCCGGACCGGGATCGCAGCAAGTGGCTAATTCTTGGGATAACGGCAACGCAATTTGGTTTGAAATGTTGGCTCAGAAAGGTTATGTAATTGCGTGTGTCGATGGAAGAGGAACTGGCTATAAAGGCGCTAAATTTAAAAAAGTTACCTATAAAAACCTTGGAAAATATGAGATTGAAGATCAGATAACAGCAGCTAAATGGTTAGGAAATCAAAGTTATATTGATAAAAGCAGAATAGGAATTTTCGGATGGAGTTTTGGCGGATATATGGCAAGTCTTGCAATGACGAAAGGAGCAGATGTGTTTAAAATGGGAATAGCAGTTGCACCTGTAACGAACTGGAGGTATTACGATTCTGTATATACCGAAAGGTTTTTGCTCACTCCGCAAGAAAATCCTGCAGGATACGATGATAATTCTCCGACAACGCACGCCAAATTACTGAAAGGTAAGTTTCTGCTCATTCATGGAACTGCGGATGATAATGTGCATTTTCAAAATTCTATGGAGTTTTCGGAAGCTTTAATTCAAAATAAAAAACAGTTCGATTTCATGGCGTATCCGGATAAAAACCACGGGATTTACGGAGGACAGACCAGACCGCAACTTTACCAGAAAATGACAGATTTTATCTTGAATAATCTTTAA